The following proteins are co-located in the Gavia stellata isolate bGavSte3 chromosome 18, bGavSte3.hap2, whole genome shotgun sequence genome:
- the HAGHL gene encoding hydroxyacylglutathione hydrolase-like protein, with protein sequence MKVKVISVLEDNYMYLVIEESTRDAVAVDAAVPKRLLEIVRKEDVVLRAILTTHHHWDHARGNEELARLCPGLRVYGADERIGALTHKVTHDQELTFGAIRVRCLFTPCHTSGHMCYFMWEDGSPDAPALFSGDTLFVGGCGKFFEGTAEQMYTNLTQILGALPKETKVFCGHECTVRNLKFALKVEPENEIVKKKLAWAKQRDDEDLPTVPSTLQEEFLYNPFLRVTEEPLQKFTGKTDPVEVLRTLRIEKDNFKKPKERPNPQAMLAFDWGLFSPFLEKK encoded by the exons ATGAAGGTGAAGGTGATTTCTGTCCTGGAGGACAACTACATGTACCTGGTCATCGAGGAGAGCACCCGGGACGCCGTCGCGGTGGACGCCGCTGTCCCCAAAAGG CTGCTGGAAATCGTCAGGAAGGAGGACGTGGTGCTCAGAGCGATCCTCACCACCCACCACCACTG GGACCACGCGAGGGGCAACGAGGAGCTGGCGCGGCTCTGCCCCGGCCTGCGGGTGTACGGCGCCGATGAGCGGATCGGGGCCCTGACGCACAAGGTGACCCACGACCAGGAGCTGACG TTCGGGGCCATCCGGGTGAGGTGCCTCTTCACCCCCTGCCACACCTCGGGCCACATGTGCTACTTCATGTGGGAGGACGGTTCCCCGGATGCTCCGGCTCTCTTCTCAG GTGACACCCTGTTCGTGGGAGGCTGCGGGAAGTTCTTCGAGGGGACGGCGGAGCAGATGTACACCAACCTCACCCAAATCCTGGGGGCTTTGCCAAAGGAGACG AAGGTGTTCTGCGGCCACGAATGCACCGTCCGAAACCTCAAGTTCGCCTTGAAAGTGGAACCAGAGAACGAAATAGTGAAGAAGAAACTCGCATGGGCCAAA CAGCGGGATGACGAGGACTTGCCCACGGTGCCCTCCACGCTGCAGGAGGAGTTCCTCTACAACCCCTTCCTGCGGGTCAC GGAGGAGCCCTTGCAGAAGTTCACGGGCAAGACCGACCCGGTGGAGGTGCTGAGGACCCTCCGCATCGAGAAGGATAACTTCAAGAAGCCCAAGGAGCGGCCCAATCCCCAGGCCATGCTCGCGTTCGACTGGGGACTTTTCAGCCCCTTCCTCGAGAAGAAGTGA
- the CIAO3 gene encoding cytosolic iron-sulfur assembly component 3 isoform X2, whose amino-acid sequence MMLEKCSFCKKGECIKPVKVEKKPGKAAAKIRIEADGSYFQINQDGGAQKLEKAKITLNDCLACSGCITSAESVLITQQSHEELCKMLTFNKTAAPNEQKLVVVSVSPQSRASLAARYKMGVLETAKKLTSFLKSLGVHYVFDTTFSRNFSLLESQQEFVKRFRKQSENKKALPMLASACPGWICYAEKTHGSFIIPYISTTKSPQQVMGSLVKGYFAEQQHLTPNQIYHVTVMPCYDKKLEASRPDFFNQEYQTRDVDCVITTGEVLKLLEQEGASLSDVDPAPLDTMFSSAAEEELASHAGGGSGGYLEHIYKYAAKELFGIQVDTIQYKPLKNKDFQEVTLERDGVVLLQFALAYGFRNIQNLVQKLKRGKSPYHYVEVMACPSGCLNGGGQIKLDGESSKDQLQQVERLYESLKTEIPEKNRTVNELYEQWLGGMESEKAAKVLHTEYHAVEKTSAGFNIKW is encoded by the exons ATGATGCTGGAAAAGTGTTCCTTCTGTAAAAAAGGG gaatgtatCAAACCTgtaaaagtggaaaaaaagcctggaaaagcagcagctaagATCAGAATTGAAGCAGATGGAAGCTATTTTCAGATCAATCAG GATGGAGGAGcacaaaaactggaaaaggcTAAAATTACTTTGAATGACTGTTTAGCTTGTAGTGGCTGCATTACATCAGCGGAGAGTGTTTTAATCACTCAACAGAGCCATGAAGAGCTGTGCAAAATGCTAACTTTTAACAAG actgCCGCTCCCAATGAACAGAAATTGGTGGTGGTTTCTGTTTCACCGCAATCCAGAGCTTCACTAGCTGCAAGATATAAAATGGGTGTTCTGGAAACAGCAAAGAAGTTGACCTCATTCTTAAAGAGTTTAG GTGTGCACTATGTATTTGATACGACTTTCTCAAGAAACTTCAGCCTGTTGGAGAGCCAGCAAGAGTTTGTAAAACGCTTTCGAAAgcaatctgaaaacaaaaaggcttTGCCAATGCTAGCTTCTGCCTGTCCAG GTTGGATCTGCTACGCAGAGAAAACCCATGGCAGTTTCATCATTCCTTATATCAGTACCACCAAGTCTCCTCAGCAGGTCATGGGCTCCTTGGTCAAGGGCTATTTTGCGGAACAGCAG CACTTAACACCTAACCAGATATACCACGTCACAGTGATGCCCTGTTATGACAAAAAGCTAGAGGCTTCAAGGCCAGACTTTTTCAACCAAGAGTACCAAACTCGTGATGTGGACTGTGTAATCACCACAG GAGAAGTGCTAAAGTTGTTGGAACAAGAAGGAGCATCTCTATCAGATGTAGATCCTGCTCCTTTGGATACCAT GTTCAGTagtgctgcagaagaggagctCGCTAGCCACGCTGGAGGCGGTTCTGGTGGCTATTTGGAGCACATATACAAGTACGCAGCCAAGGAACTCTTTGGAATTCAAGTGGATACAATTCAGTACAAACCTTTAAA AAACAAGGACTTCCAGGAGGTGACACTGGAGAGGGATGGAGTAGTCCTGCTCCAGTTTGCTTTGGCCTATGGGTTTCGAAACATACAGAACTTGGTGCAAAAGCTGAAACGAGGGAAATCGCCCTACCACTATGTTGAAGTCATGGCCTGCCCATCAG GCTGTTTAAATGGAGGTGGTCAGATCAAACTAGATGGTGAATCCAGCAAGGACCAGCTTCAGCAAGTTGAGAGGCTGTACGAGTCGCTTAAGACTGAAATTCCAGAGAAGAACCGGACTGTAAATGAACTGTATGAGCAGTGGCTGGGTGGCATGGAGTCAGAAAAGGCTGCGAAAGTTTTGCATACAGAGTACCACGCAGTGGAGAAAACGAGCGCTGGATTTAACATCAAATGGTGA
- the CIAO3 gene encoding cytosolic iron-sulfur assembly component 3 isoform X1 — protein sequence MASPFSGVLQLTDLDDYIGPSQECIKPVKVEKKPGKAAAKIRIEADGSYFQINQDGGAQKLEKAKITLNDCLACSGCITSAESVLITQQSHEELCKMLTFNKTAAPNEQKLVVVSVSPQSRASLAARYKMGVLETAKKLTSFLKSLGVHYVFDTTFSRNFSLLESQQEFVKRFRKQSENKKALPMLASACPGWICYAEKTHGSFIIPYISTTKSPQQVMGSLVKGYFAEQQHLTPNQIYHVTVMPCYDKKLEASRPDFFNQEYQTRDVDCVITTGEVLKLLEQEGASLSDVDPAPLDTMFSSAAEEELASHAGGGSGGYLEHIYKYAAKELFGIQVDTIQYKPLKNKDFQEVTLERDGVVLLQFALAYGFRNIQNLVQKLKRGKSPYHYVEVMACPSGCLNGGGQIKLDGESSKDQLQQVERLYESLKTEIPEKNRTVNELYEQWLGGMESEKAAKVLHTEYHAVEKTSAGFNIKW from the exons aTGGCGTCTCCCTTCAGCGGGGTGCTGCAGCTGACGGACCTGGATGATTACATCGGGCCCTCCCAG gaatgtatCAAACCTgtaaaagtggaaaaaaagcctggaaaagcagcagctaagATCAGAATTGAAGCAGATGGAAGCTATTTTCAGATCAATCAG GATGGAGGAGcacaaaaactggaaaaggcTAAAATTACTTTGAATGACTGTTTAGCTTGTAGTGGCTGCATTACATCAGCGGAGAGTGTTTTAATCACTCAACAGAGCCATGAAGAGCTGTGCAAAATGCTAACTTTTAACAAG actgCCGCTCCCAATGAACAGAAATTGGTGGTGGTTTCTGTTTCACCGCAATCCAGAGCTTCACTAGCTGCAAGATATAAAATGGGTGTTCTGGAAACAGCAAAGAAGTTGACCTCATTCTTAAAGAGTTTAG GTGTGCACTATGTATTTGATACGACTTTCTCAAGAAACTTCAGCCTGTTGGAGAGCCAGCAAGAGTTTGTAAAACGCTTTCGAAAgcaatctgaaaacaaaaaggcttTGCCAATGCTAGCTTCTGCCTGTCCAG GTTGGATCTGCTACGCAGAGAAAACCCATGGCAGTTTCATCATTCCTTATATCAGTACCACCAAGTCTCCTCAGCAGGTCATGGGCTCCTTGGTCAAGGGCTATTTTGCGGAACAGCAG CACTTAACACCTAACCAGATATACCACGTCACAGTGATGCCCTGTTATGACAAAAAGCTAGAGGCTTCAAGGCCAGACTTTTTCAACCAAGAGTACCAAACTCGTGATGTGGACTGTGTAATCACCACAG GAGAAGTGCTAAAGTTGTTGGAACAAGAAGGAGCATCTCTATCAGATGTAGATCCTGCTCCTTTGGATACCAT GTTCAGTagtgctgcagaagaggagctCGCTAGCCACGCTGGAGGCGGTTCTGGTGGCTATTTGGAGCACATATACAAGTACGCAGCCAAGGAACTCTTTGGAATTCAAGTGGATACAATTCAGTACAAACCTTTAAA AAACAAGGACTTCCAGGAGGTGACACTGGAGAGGGATGGAGTAGTCCTGCTCCAGTTTGCTTTGGCCTATGGGTTTCGAAACATACAGAACTTGGTGCAAAAGCTGAAACGAGGGAAATCGCCCTACCACTATGTTGAAGTCATGGCCTGCCCATCAG GCTGTTTAAATGGAGGTGGTCAGATCAAACTAGATGGTGAATCCAGCAAGGACCAGCTTCAGCAAGTTGAGAGGCTGTACGAGTCGCTTAAGACTGAAATTCCAGAGAAGAACCGGACTGTAAATGAACTGTATGAGCAGTGGCTGGGTGGCATGGAGTCAGAAAAGGCTGCGAAAGTTTTGCATACAGAGTACCACGCAGTGGAGAAAACGAGCGCTGGATTTAACATCAAATGGTGA